A single region of the Salvelinus sp. IW2-2015 unplaced genomic scaffold, ASM291031v2 Un_scaffold2312, whole genome shotgun sequence genome encodes:
- the LOC112073595 gene encoding LOW QUALITY PROTEIN: E3 ubiquitin-protein ligase RNF43 (The sequence of the model RefSeq protein was modified relative to this genomic sequence to represent the inferred CDS: inserted 5 bases in 3 codons; deleted 7 bases in 4 codons; substituted 2 bases at 2 genomic stop codons): MAVMISFRTLSVARSPMTTRKPDCKREKYVSPSSSLSLSQARLALERGAQAVIFDVTDDVNAKFQLHESDSLLRPVVLVQAEDAETLMELVNRNEEARIRIDIKREDPKWVKNDIHTWGIGYQELVSYILAILRIFSIFAFXYRCKSSRTWRESVNQHQTMRAISXSQTRTYSLSGCGAQXRHRWGLGLIAGSNSAPLCHCLMEFLEGQDRTCISCVHEFHSECVDPWLLADRTCPLCIAQHHWGKRGSPGLEPQHAHRLASLARPLGPGMQIPPPCKSAPREGTHRAGGQLASSRPSYGTTDGPRAPPALSADAPDHSGCPSQRNGLQEPTSPGDRGASCSAGSYRTERSGYLADGPAVDSSSGPCHALPVTSVLNCTXRVPAGVYWXLSTFRSSLRHDYDPFCVLAGRGPGPDPTGPQDSMREGSRRPRRGGGGGGGGRRGGCSEEQQQAVFSHVHYHRHRHHHYREEGEREHAQDQGPGRGSDEELGATAAAFGPASGSPPALDKDSPVCPLKDSPCHCPKADHTDSRGAHGHGTEGQGHELSHPSGPPPVLVTPAPLPPPTTCCHQDHSHGGHPHRRAGRLGDCVLDGPSVRFQQNLDLQDDCSIYIHYDQGYCCPPPDLPPALLSMPVPLILDSGGMRPLGGLEEWPCCGGPHHVVWQKRVQQAHSEPGLGVPTDRTPPPSSRRHHGPHSPVDDXNTDFCLYCQTLHNNQGSEEESGV, translated from the exons atggcggttatgatatcgtttaggaccttgagcgtggcgaGGTCACCCATGACcactcggaaaccagattgcaagcGGGAGAAGTACG tctctccctcttcctctctctctctctctcaggctcgcCTGGCGTTGGAGAGAGGGGCTCAGGCTGTCATCTTTGATGTCACCGATGATGTCAACGCTAAGTTCCAG CTGCATGAGTCAGATTCCCTGCTGCGTCCGGTGGTGCTGGTGCAGGCTGAGGATGCTGAGACGCTGATGGAACTGGTCAACAGGAACGAGGAGGCCAGAATCCGCATCGACATCAAGAGGGAGGACCCCAAATGGGTAAAGAATGACATACATACATGGGGAATAGGATATCAAGAGCTTGTTAGTTACA TTCTTGCTATTCTGCGCATCTTCTCGATCTTTGCTT CGTACCGATGCAAGTCCAGCAGAACCTGGCGTGAGTCAGTCAACCAACACCA AACGATGCGAGCCATCAG GTCGCAGACGCGGACGTACAGCCTCAGCGGCTGCGGGGCTCA GCGCCACCGGTGGGGGCTGGGTCTAATAGCAGGCTCTAACTCAGCCCCGTTGTGCCACTGTCTGATGGAGTTCCTGGAGGGACAGGAC AGGACTTGCATCTCGTGTGTTCATGAGTTCCAT AGTGAGTGTGTCGACCCCTGGCTGCTTGCAGACCGCACCTGTCCCCTCTGCATCGCACAACATCATTGGGGTAAA CGCGGCTCCCCCGGTCTGGAGCCCCAGCACGCCCACCGCCTTGCCTCCCTAGCCCGGCCCCTGGGCCCTGGCATGCAGATACCTCCACCCTGCAAGAGTGCGCCGCGCGAAGGCACCCACAGAGCGGGCGGCCAGCTTGCAAGCAGCCGGCCATCCTATGGAACCACTGACGGCCCCCGGGCCCCGCCCGCCCTCTCTGCCGACGCGCCTGACCACTCCGGCTGCCCTTCCCAGCGCAACGGCCTCCA GGAGCCCACCAGCCCGGGGGACCGAGGGGCAAGCTGCTCTGCGGGGAGCTACCGGACAGAACGCAGTGGCTACCTGGCTGATGGGCCGGCCGTGGACTCCAGCTCTGGCCCCTGTCACGCTCTTCCAGTGACT TCGGTACTCAACTGTACTTGACGTGTCCCTGCAGGTGTGTACTGGTAGCTGTCCACGTTCCGCAGCTCCCTGAGGCATGACTATGATCCGTTTTGTGTACTA GCCGGCCGCGGACCGGGACCGGACCCGACAGGGCCGCAGGACAGCATGAGAGAGGGGTCCAGAAGACCCA gacgaggaggaggaggaggaggaggaggaagaagaggagggtgcTCTGAGGAACAGCAGCAGGCTGTGTTTAGCCACGTCCACTACCACCGCCACCGTCACCACCACTAccgagaggaaggggagagggagcacGCCCAGGACCAGGGGCCAGGCAGGGGGTCGGACGAGGAGCTGGgggctactgctgctgcttttgGCCCTGCGTCAGGATCTCCCCCGGCTCTGGACAAAGATTCCCCAGTGTGCCCTCTGAAAGACAGCCCTTGTCACTGCCCTAAGGCAGACCACACAGACAGTAGAGGGGCCCATGGCCACGGGACAGAGGGTCAGGGCCATGAGCTCAGCCACCCCTCAGGTCCCCCTCCAGTCCTGGTAACCCCAGCCCCCTTACCACCCCCAACCACCTGCTGCCACCAGGACCACAGCCACGGGGGCCACCCCCACCGGAGGGCAGGCCGGCTGGGCGACTGTGTGCTCGATGGGCCCTCGGTGCGTTTCCAACAGAACCTGGACCTGCAGGACGACTGTAGCATCTACATCCACTATGACCAGGGCTACTGCTGCCCCCCGCCCGACCTGCCGCCCGCTCTGCTCTCCATGCCTGTGCCCCTCATCCTGGACTCTGGAGGAATGAGGCCCCTGGGGGGCCTAGAGGAGTGGCCCTGCTGTGGAGGGCCCCACCATGTGGTGTGGCAGAAGCGGGTGCAGCAGGCCCACTCTGAGCCCGGGCTGGGGGTCCCTACGGACAGAACCCCGCCCCCATCCAGCAGGCGCCACCACGGTCCCCACAGCCCAGTGGACGACSGCAACACAGACTTTTGTTTATACTGCCAAACATTACACAATAATCAGG GATCCGAGGAGGAGTCCGGCGTGTGA